The genomic DNA TCGAGCGGCTACAAGAATCTGGACAAGGCGGCGCTGAAGGCGCTGGCCGGGTGCAAGTTCAAGCCGGGTACCAAAGACGGCGTCGTGGCGCAGACCTGGACCAAGGTCGACTACGTGTGGTCTCTGTAATCAATCGATTAATCATTTACTGGGAGAATCTGATGTTCACGAATAAGCGTGTGTTGGGTGTGGTGGCTGCGGTGCTGGTGTCCGGTGCCGCGTTTGGTGCCGAAGTGCCGGCGTCCTTCGATGCGAAAAACTGCAAGGCCGAGTACCCGAAGGCTTCGCTGATGAACGAAGAGCAGGGCACCGTGTCGATGTCGTTCCTGGTGTCGGCCTCGGGCGACGTCAAGGATTCGAAAGTCGAGAAGTCGAGCGGCTTCAAGAACCTGGACAAGGCAGCCATCAAGTCCCTGTCGGCCTGCAAGTTCAAGCCGGGCTCGAAGGACGGCGCACCGGCCGAGACCTGGACCAAGGTGGACTACGCCTGGAAACTCGACTGATTCGTCGCTATCCCCGCGAAAACCGGCTCGTTGCAGCCGGTTTTTTTATGCCCGGCGCACGCCGGTCGCCGTCCCCTGTTTGTCTCTGCGGACATCTGTTAATCTGCTGGTATCGCTTGCATCGTTTCCACTCATGAAATACCTGCATTCCTTACCGCTGTCGCTGTCCCTCTCCATGTTGGTACTGCCAACGCTGTCCGGCTGCGGCATGATGCGCAATACGCACGATCCGGCGCGCGACAAGCAGACAGTCACCGTCGTCAATGCGATGACCTGGACCAATCCGCTGTCGGGCAAGCGCGACGGCGTAAGGACCGCGTGGCCGCTGACGCAGCTGGCCAACCATGAAGAAATCTTCCCGCTGGCGCAGATCAAGCACTGTGACAACCCCCAGTCGCCGTGCAAGTGGGGCGTGCTGAGCGCGTCGCGCAGCATTACCCGCTACGAGTATATTGCCGGGGCCGTCACACTCGACCTGGGCCTGCTGGTGGACGTGCACCGCCGTCAGCAGGACCGGCGCCGCAATTTCCACACGTCGATGGCGATCCCGGCCGACGTGGCGGCCCTCACGTACCGCAAGAGCGCGCAGGAGGGGTGGTGCTGCCGTACGGGCAGGTGTACCGGGTGGAGATGGACTACGGGCTGCGTTTCGAGATCTGTGCGCAGCGCGTGGATGCGAGCGGCCGTGCGCTCGATAAGTGCGATATCCCGTATATTTAATCGGCAGGGAGACGTGGGTCTCCGAGAGCAAACGGGAGAGTTCAGATGGCGCAGTCGAAATCGTCGGGCAGTCAGAACAAGCAGTCGGCCACGCAGGCAGAGCAGGAGTCGACCCCTTCCAACAAGAAGGCCAAGAGCGGCAAGGACGCGGCCAGCCATACCAAGGCCGGCAGCGACAAGGGCGCCGGCGGAGGCAAGAAGCAGGAACGCCATCATTGATGGCACGGGCAGGCCCGGCGCGGCCCGCCCGGCCTGCGGTTTTGTATGCTGTTGTTCCGTGCTGTAACGATGTGTAAAACCGCGGCGGCGCCACGTCGTTTTCCCTATCATGTCTGATTGGGGAGGATATTGCGATGAAGACGTTATTGGTAGTGCCTGTTATTGCTGCCGCGCTGGCTGGCTGTGCCGTGCCTGGACCGTACTATGCCGCGCAGCCCGCCGATCCATATCAATGGCGTACCGTGTCGGTGACGCCGGTGCCGCTGGGAACTGGAGCGCGTGCGCCGGCCGATGGTGACTATACGTCGCGCCCGGTAACGACCACGACATACGTGCAGCAGCCGGTCTATGTGCCGCAGCCCGTCTACGCGCCAGCGCCCGTGTATGCACCGGCGCCGGTGTACGCAGCGCCGCCGGCATACTATTGGCCGCCGGTCTCGATCGGTCTGGATTTCGTGTTCAGCCGCCACAGCCATCATGGTGGCTGGGGTGGACGCGGCTGGGGTCGCGGAAGGCGCTGATGGGCGGGGCGCCTCGCCCCGCTCGTTAATGCAGCAGGAAGAATGTTGCCTCGTTCAGCAGGTCGGCGGAGCACAGCAGGTAGGTCGACGTGCCGACGAAACCCAGGACGATCGAGCTCAGCGTAAGTGGAAGATGGCGTAACATGATGTGCTCCTGATGGACCGTCGCGGTGGGGTTCGTGATGGTTTCATCTTAAGCAAGGCTTAAGGAGCAGTCATCGGCAAAAGGTGCGAGCAGTTGTAGGAATAACGCTCACCGCAAAGCGCAGGCAATCCGGCCTGCGCTTTTTTTGTCCGGATGAAACACGGCCGAGCGAGCGCGCGGCCGGTGGTGTTACTTGCGCCCGAACGTGATGACGGCCGTTTCCGGTGCCGTGTCCAGCGCATTCGAAATCGTCAGCCAGTGCGTCAGGCGCTCCGGATGACGCAGCGTGATGCCGACGCCGTCGATATAACCGATCAGCTCGAGCGAGCGCGCATCCATCTTCGCCTTCGACACCGTCGGTGCCAGAGCGATCAGGCGGTCGTACGCCTTGCGGATCTTGTTTTCCCACTTGTGCAGGCTGGTCTCGTCGAAACGGTTGGCCTCGAAATAGACGGTCAGCGAGCCGTCCGGATTGCCGAAGCCGACGATGCCGGCGCCCTTGCGGATCGTGGTCGAAGCGCCCAGGTCGAACGCTTCGGTAGGAACGAACACGCCCGCGCGTCCGCCAAAACTGGGATGGCCGACCGGGGTGTCCTTGCTGTAGGTGCTGAGTTCCTTGACTGGAGTATCTTCTGCCATGATGGGTTGCTTGTGCAAAGGTCGATGCCTTTATTTTAGCGCTAAATTAGTTCTATGTGGAAACAATCGCATGTCCAACGCAGCAGAATGTAGACTTGTCGCAACCTCAAGCGGCGATGGCGCGGTACTCAGTCGTCGATCGCCTCCACACCCTGCTGGCGCAGGCGTTCGACGCTGTCCCGCATCGCCTGCAGCGCCTCGGGCGCGTGGCCGTCCCACTGCATGACTTCGCCCACCACCAGCAGCGGCTGGCGCGAGCGATATGACTTGGTGGGATTGCCAGGGAAGCGCTTGTCGGTGAGGTTCGGGTCGTCCTCGATGGGGCCGGTCGGCGCCACCAGGTAGATGCGCCCGGGGCCGTCGCCCTGGGCCAGCTCCGCGCCCCAGATCGCCGCGTCCAGCGTGGCGCTCAGGTAGACGTGGTTGGCCTTGCGGCCGCTGCCGAAGTTCGACGTGTAGCCTGGCGCGATCAGGTCGCCGGGCCGCAGGTCGGCCTTGGTGCCATGGTACAGGGGCTGTGCATCGATCCCATGTTGCATGCATCCTCCTTGGTGGTCGTGTCCGCCAAGCTTAGGTAAACGGCACTCGTTGTTCAAGACCGCGAAAACAAAAAGCCCCGTGCGGACACGGGGCTTTTCATCGAATTCGGTGGGGTGGCTGATGGGGCTCGAACCCACGACAACAGGAATCACAATCCTGGACTCTACCAACTGAGCTACAGCCACCACTGAACTACTTCTCTGTTTCTGCAACACCTTCTGCATGACAGAGGCCGCATTATACATAGCCGATTTGCTTCTGGCAAATCTAAAAATGAAGTTTCTTCAAAACCGCTGACAGTCGCCGTTTTAGGCCAGATTTATCCGGGACAGTCCCGGATAAATCTGAGCTTTCTAGGCAACTTCCACGGCTTCGACGTGTGGCGCAAGGCCCAGCAGCCCCTGGAAGGCGGCGGCCAGCACGGCGGCGTCGGCCGTCGTGTAGCCGCGCAGGTGCGCTACGCCGGCGGGACGCAGCAGGCCCGCGCCTTCCAGCAGGCGGGCGAGCTGGCGCGCGACGGCGTCGCCGGTGTCGACCAGCGTGACGGGGCCGCTGGCGTGCGTCGCCACGATGCGGCGGATGGCGTCCTCCACGAACGGGTAGTGCGTGCAGCCCAGCACCAGCGTATCCGCACCCTGTTCCAGCAGCGGCACGACATATTTCTCCAGCATGGCGACGGTCGCCTCCGCGCCCAGTTCGCCCAGCTCGATCTGGTCGACCAGGCCGATGCAGGGCTGTAGCAGGAACTGCGCACCTGTGGCGGCGGCGATCTGGTCGCGCAGCTGCAGGAGTTTCTCGCCCCGCAGCGTACGGTCCGTGGCCAGCACGCCGACCTTGCCGGACTGCGAGACGGCCGCGCCGGGCTTCAGTCCCGGTTCGACGCCAACGATCGGCATGCCCGGCCACTCCGCGCGGATGGCCTTGATGGCGGCCACCGTCGCCGTATTGCAGGCGACGACGAGGGCCTTGGCGCCCTGCTCGAATAGAAAGCGGACTACCGCCAGCGAGCGGGCGATGACCCATTCCTCGCTGCGGTCGCCGTACGGGGCAAAGCCCGAGTCGGCGAAGTACAGCAGGTGCTCGTGCGGCAGCTGCGCGTGGATATGGCGCAGTACCGACAGCCCGCCGACGCCGGAATCGAAGATGCCGATCGGCGCGTCAAAGGGGGCGTTGGCGACGGGCTGGGTCATGGCTGCCTCAGGCCGGAACGGCGTTCTTCAGCGATTCGATCTTGACCGACCATTCCTTCGGCCCGGTCTGGTGCACCGAGGTGCCGGTCGAATCGACGGCCACCGTGACCGGCATGTCGACCACGTCGAACTCGTAGATCGCTTCCATGCCCAGGTCCTCGAAGCCGACCACCTTGGCGTGCTTGATCGCCTTCGACACCAGGTAGGCGGCGCCGCCGACGGCCATCAGGTAGGCCGACTTGTGCTTCTGGATCGACTCGATGGCGGTCGGGCCGCGTTCGGCCTTGCCCACCATCGAGATCAGGCCGGTCTTCTCCAGCATCATGTCGGTGAACTTGTCCATGCGCGTGGCAGTCGTCGGGCCGGCCGGGCCCACCACCTCGTCGCCGACCGGATCGACCGGGCCGACGTAGTAGATCACGCGGTTGGTGAAGTCCACCGGCAGCGGCTCGCCCTTGGCCAGCATGTCCTGGATGCGCTTGTGCGCGGCGTCGCGGCCCGTCAGCATCTTGCCGTTCAGGAGCAGGGTCTGGCCCGGCGTCCAGGAAGCCACTTCCTCTTTCGTCAGCGTGTTCAGGTCGACGCGCTTGGACTTCTCGGTGTCCGGCGCCCAGCTCACGCTCGGCCAGTCGGACAGCTTCGGCGGCTCGATGTACGCCGGGCCGGAGCCGTCCAGCACGAAGTGCGCGTGGCGGGTGGCGGCGCAGTTCGGGATCATCGCGACCGGCTTGGAAGCGGCGTGGGTCGGGTACATATTGATCTTCACGTCCAGCACCGTCGTCAGGCCGCCCAGGCCCTGCGCGCCGATGCCCAGCGCATTGATCTTGTCGCACAGTTCGATGCGCAGTTCTTCCAGCTTGTTTTGCGGGCCGCGCTGCTTCAGTTCATACATGTCGATGTCTTCCATCAGCGACTCCTTCGCCAGCAGCATGGCCTTCTCGGCGCTGCCGCCGATGCCGATGCCCAGCATGCCCGGCGGGCACCAGCCGGCGCCCATCAGCGGCACGGTCTTCAGCACCCAGTCCACCAGCGAGTCGGAAGGATTCAACATGACGAACTTGGTCTTGTTCTCGGAGCCGCCGCCCTTGGCCGCCACGGCCACTTCGACGGTATTGCCCTCGACCAGCTCCATGTGCACCACCGCCGGCGTGTTGTCCTTGGTGTTCTTGCGCTCGAAGTGCGGGTCCGCCACGATCGAGGCGCGCAGCTTGTTGTCCGCGAAGTTGTAGGCGCGGCGCACGCCTTCGTTGACGGCGTCCGTCACCGTGCCCTTGAAGCCTTCGAAGCGCACGCCCATGCCGATCTTCAGGAAGACGTTGACCATGCCGGTATCCTGGCAGATCGGGCGCTTGCCTTCCGCGCACATGCGCGAGTTGGTCAGGATCTGCGCGATCGCGTCCTTGGCGGCCGGGCTCTGTTCCGCTTCGTACGCGCGGGCCAGGTGGGCGATATAGTCGGCCGGGTGGTAGTAGCTGATGTATTGCAGCGCTGCCGCCACGGATTCGATCAGGTCGTCTTGCTTGATGATGGTCATGTTAAAAACTCACTAGCGATTGGCTGGATTAGTGGTGCTTGGATGCTTGGTGCGTCAGGGTGGTCAGTCGGTCGGTGTAGGCAATCGCCATTGCCGACAGCAGGAAAGCGATGTGGATGCCCGTCTGTGCGATCAGGGTTTTCGTGTCGTAGACCTGGGCGTTGATGAAGGTCTTCAGCAGGTGGATCGACGAGATGCCGATGATGGCCGTGGCCAGCTTGGTCTTCAGCACCGAGGCGTTCACGTGCGACAGCCATTCCGGCTGGTCGGGATGGCCTTCCAGGTCCATGCGCGAGACGAAGGTCTCGTAGCCGCCCACGATCACCATGATCAAGAGGTTCGAGATCATCACGACGTCGATCAGGCCCAACACCACCAGCATGATGGTCGTCTCGTTCAGCTTGGTCGGCATCGGCGCATCCGGTACCGCCACGGCCTGCAGGATGTGCTGCAGCGCGGCCTCGTTGCCCAGTGCGGCACCGATCAGGTCCTTCAGTTCGACCCAGAAGTGGAACACGTAGACGCACTGCGCCAGGATCAGGCCAATGTACAGCGGCAGCTGCAGCCAGCGCGACATGAAAATGAAGGCAGGGAGGGGCCGGAGGCGGTGCTTGTGCGGCTGCTGCGGGTCGGTCATCGTGTTGCGTCTCCTGTTCAATGATGCGGACAAAAACACCCGACATTCTACACTGCCCGCCTCGCTGTCGCAGCGGCCTGGCGGCACTTCCGCGGCCCCACGCAACACCGCCGCCGATTGTGAGTAGAATGACAGGATTGCCATTGCCGCCCGGGGTGGCGCCCGGCTGTAAGGACGCTGTAAGCGCTGCGCCTTACTGTCTTGGCAAACCAATACCACGATGGAGACAAGCATGACCGCTACCGCAGCACAGCAGGGCACCGAACAACAAGGGCCGGCCGAATCGCGCGTGTTCGCGCCGCCGGCACCTTTCGCAGCCAAGGCCGCCGTGGCCGGCATGGAGGCCTACCAGGCCCTGTGCGACGAAGCCGCGCGCGACTACGAAGGCTACTGGGCGCGCCTGGCGCGCGAGCACATCGAATGGCAGACGCCGTTCACCCGCACGCTCAACGAGAGCGAGGCGCCGTTCTACAAATGGTTCGACGACGGCAAGCTGAACGCATCGTACAACTGCCTGGACCGCAATCTCGCCAACGGCAATGCCGACAAGACCGCCATCATCTTCGAGGCCGACGATGGCGCCGTCACCCGCGCTACGTACAAGGAGCTGCACGAGAAGGTGTGCAAGTTCGCCAACGGCCTGAAGTCGCTCGGCATCAAGAAGGGCGACCGGGTCGTCATCTACATGTCGATGTCGGTCGAGGGCGTCGCCGCCATGCAGGCCTGCGCGCGCATCGGCGCCACCCACTCCGTCGTGTTCGGCGGCTTCTCCGCCAAGAGCCTGCAGGAGCGCATCATCGACGCAGGCGCCGCGGCCGTCATCACGGCGGACGAGCAGCTGCGCGGCGGCAAGCAGCTGCCGTTGAA from Pseudoduganella armeniaca includes the following:
- a CDS encoding energy transducer TonB; this encodes MFTNKRVLGVVAAVLVSGAAFGAEVPASFDAKNCKAEYPKASLMNEEQGTVSMSFLVSASGDVKDSKVEKSSGFKNLDKAAIKSLSACKFKPGSKDGAPAETWTKVDYAWKLD
- the arr gene encoding NAD(+)--rifampin ADP-ribosyltransferase, with translation MQHGIDAQPLYHGTKADLRPGDLIAPGYTSNFGSGRKANHVYLSATLDAAIWGAELAQGDGPGRIYLVAPTGPIEDDPNLTDKRFPGNPTKSYRSRQPLLVVGEVMQWDGHAPEALQAMRDSVERLRQQGVEAIDD
- the murI gene encoding glutamate racemase, producing MTQPVANAPFDAPIGIFDSGVGGLSVLRHIHAQLPHEHLLYFADSGFAPYGDRSEEWVIARSLAVVRFLFEQGAKALVVACNTATVAAIKAIRAEWPGMPIVGVEPGLKPGAAVSQSGKVGVLATDRTLRGEKLLQLRDQIAAATGAQFLLQPCIGLVDQIELGELGAEATVAMLEKYVVPLLEQGADTLVLGCTHYPFVEDAIRRIVATHASGPVTLVDTGDAVARQLARLLEGAGLLRPAGVAHLRGYTTADAAVLAAAFQGLLGLAPHVEAVEVA
- a CDS encoding fumarate hydratase encodes the protein MTIIKQDDLIESVAAALQYISYYHPADYIAHLARAYEAEQSPAAKDAIAQILTNSRMCAEGKRPICQDTGMVNVFLKIGMGVRFEGFKGTVTDAVNEGVRRAYNFADNKLRASIVADPHFERKNTKDNTPAVVHMELVEGNTVEVAVAAKGGGSENKTKFVMLNPSDSLVDWVLKTVPLMGAGWCPPGMLGIGIGGSAEKAMLLAKESLMEDIDMYELKQRGPQNKLEELRIELCDKINALGIGAQGLGGLTTVLDVKINMYPTHAASKPVAMIPNCAATRHAHFVLDGSGPAYIEPPKLSDWPSVSWAPDTEKSKRVDLNTLTKEEVASWTPGQTLLLNGKMLTGRDAAHKRIQDMLAKGEPLPVDFTNRVIYYVGPVDPVGDEVVGPAGPTTATRMDKFTDMMLEKTGLISMVGKAERGPTAIESIQKHKSAYLMAVGGAAYLVSKAIKHAKVVGFEDLGMEAIYEFDVVDMPVTVAVDSTGTSVHQTGPKEWSVKIESLKNAVPA
- a CDS encoding YqhA family protein; amino-acid sequence: MTDPQQPHKHRLRPLPAFIFMSRWLQLPLYIGLILAQCVYVFHFWVELKDLIGAALGNEAALQHILQAVAVPDAPMPTKLNETTIMLVVLGLIDVVMISNLLIMVIVGGYETFVSRMDLEGHPDQPEWLSHVNASVLKTKLATAIIGISSIHLLKTFINAQVYDTKTLIAQTGIHIAFLLSAMAIAYTDRLTTLTHQASKHH